The following coding sequences lie in one Alloacidobacterium dinghuense genomic window:
- a CDS encoding histidine phosphatase family protein, whose product MHLFLENVRMTMKWPTELLLVRHAESAYNKLKQQKEADPDYRWFRDLFENDRSNPEIQPLAQMLQNRHSLGCSDRETRITPKGEEQASITGQKMRASGVKCPDVIFVSPYLRTQETLRILQEEWPGLQEAKVYREERIREQDHGLALLYSDWRIYHVMHPEQGELYNLLGEYDYRFMNGENIPDVRQRNLSWITTLTRDFAGKRLWRSHII is encoded by the coding sequence ATGCATCTTTTCCTGGAGAATGTCCGGATGACTATGAAATGGCCCACGGAGTTGCTGCTGGTTCGTCACGCCGAGTCGGCATACAACAAACTGAAGCAGCAGAAGGAGGCCGACCCGGATTATCGTTGGTTCCGAGACCTGTTCGAGAACGATCGTTCAAATCCAGAAATCCAGCCCTTAGCCCAAATGCTTCAAAATCGTCATTCCCTCGGATGCAGCGACCGCGAGACTCGAATTACTCCGAAAGGAGAAGAGCAAGCCAGCATAACTGGGCAAAAAATGCGGGCGTCCGGCGTGAAGTGTCCGGATGTCATTTTCGTCTCACCTTACCTTCGCACGCAGGAAACCCTGCGCATCCTGCAGGAAGAATGGCCCGGTTTGCAAGAGGCAAAAGTTTATCGTGAGGAGCGAATCCGAGAACAAGATCATGGGCTGGCGCTTCTTTACAGCGACTGGCGGATCTACCATGTGATGCACCCGGAACAGGGTGAACTGTACAACCTGCTCGGCGAGTATGACTACCGCTTCATGAACGGAGAGAATATTCCCGATGTTCGTCAGCGGAACCTTTCCTGGATCACTACGCTCACCCGCGATTTCGCGGGAAAGCGGTTATGGCGATCACACATCATTTGA
- a CDS encoding recombinase family protein produces MIHIAVNPRSKKSRDVSSMRRAAQYMRMSTEHQQYSIENQSAAIALYAAAHNLGIIRSFVDRGKTGMTIRQRKGLQDLIRAVESGGADFTDVLVYDVSRWGRFPDSDESAHYEYLCKRAGVKVQYCAELFENDNSPTSNLLKALKRTMASEFSRELSVKVSAGQRRLASMGFWQGGYAPFGLMRQLVDQDKRPKGLLKDGEWKSISTDRVTLVPGPSQAVKTIRLAFDLYATRGKSRHESVEILNKAKRFRGGTPWTIQMLRDLLIDPVYKGAYAYGKWEYRCHQSRRMPREKWVVREHAFPAIVSEKQWNQAGERIRKEIKTLVDAEMLNDLRRLWKREGRLNSNLINAAKDIPSAVAYNNHFGGIDEAYRLIGYPLPKDYDYIHAIRMSRNISKGICESLCAGVRAVGGTAEKLPLPHMVRLNGSVTVHVSVCKGWVRHKLNTLWRLLLGKRAAADVMIVARLMPPSRSILDYFVIPAVSQLHGAWSVREKDNDPILELYRCNDLQSFIESFGCFSIRGDA; encoded by the coding sequence ATGATCCATATTGCTGTGAACCCGCGATCGAAGAAAAGCCGTGACGTATCCTCCATGCGCCGCGCTGCCCAATACATGCGGATGAGTACCGAACATCAGCAGTATTCGATTGAGAATCAATCGGCAGCCATTGCCCTCTACGCTGCTGCCCACAACCTCGGTATTATCCGATCGTTTGTGGATCGGGGCAAAACGGGGATGACGATACGACAGCGTAAGGGTTTACAGGATCTCATCCGGGCAGTCGAATCTGGCGGGGCCGACTTCACCGACGTTCTGGTCTATGACGTAAGCCGGTGGGGACGATTCCCAGATTCGGACGAATCAGCCCATTACGAATATCTGTGTAAACGCGCAGGCGTCAAGGTGCAATACTGCGCCGAACTATTCGAAAACGACAACAGCCCAACGTCGAATCTTCTCAAAGCTCTGAAGCGCACGATGGCCAGCGAATTCAGCCGAGAGTTGTCGGTAAAGGTCTCTGCCGGTCAACGTCGCCTTGCCTCGATGGGATTTTGGCAAGGCGGATATGCCCCATTCGGGCTGATGCGGCAGCTTGTCGATCAAGACAAAAGGCCGAAGGGACTGCTGAAAGACGGAGAATGGAAGAGCATCAGCACGGACCGGGTGACACTGGTACCGGGGCCATCTCAGGCCGTCAAAACGATCCGGCTTGCTTTCGACCTTTACGCGACGCGGGGCAAGAGCCGTCATGAGAGTGTGGAGATTCTGAATAAGGCAAAGAGGTTTCGCGGTGGCACGCCGTGGACGATTCAGATGTTGCGTGATCTGTTAATCGATCCCGTGTACAAGGGAGCCTATGCCTATGGCAAGTGGGAGTACCGGTGTCACCAATCGAGGCGTATGCCGCGAGAGAAATGGGTCGTTCGGGAACATGCTTTCCCTGCCATTGTCTCGGAGAAGCAATGGAATCAGGCCGGAGAACGCATCAGGAAGGAAATTAAAACGCTCGTGGACGCAGAGATGCTTAACGATCTACGCCGCCTCTGGAAGCGCGAGGGCCGACTGAACTCCAATCTGATTAACGCGGCTAAGGATATTCCCTCTGCCGTGGCCTACAACAATCATTTCGGCGGCATAGATGAAGCGTACCGGCTGATCGGATACCCGCTTCCCAAGGACTACGATTACATTCATGCCATTCGAATGTCGCGGAATATCAGCAAAGGAATCTGCGAGAGCCTGTGTGCAGGTGTTCGCGCTGTTGGGGGAACCGCAGAGAAATTGCCATTGCCACACATGGTGCGCCTGAACGGTAGCGTCACGGTACATGTGTCCGTATGCAAGGGATGGGTGCGACATAAATTGAATACGTTATGGAGGCTGTTGCTTGGGAAACGAGCAGCAGCGGATGTGATGATCGTAGCGCGGCTCATGCCCCCATCGCGTTCGATCTTGGATTACTTCGTGATCCCCGCAGTCTCTCAATTGCATGGAGCCTGGAGTGTCCGGGAGAAGGATAACGACCCGATCCTGGAGTTATATCGCTGCAATGATCTGCAATCTTTTATCGAATCGTTCGGTTGTTTTTCTATCCGGGGTGACGCATGA
- a CDS encoding PP2C family protein-serine/threonine phosphatase produces the protein MKSLLAGTFFVTAVAGFAADLAQLNIRPLGRGLFWPVLFGAAAVGALISSIKRVRPVFLIFIVILVPWLAGGLSGLGWMGLGWLTYPISLLASPRPIPQALKSRVLFDAIGILIAGGFGFRLLLSFVTNEGLANVRMQTELSVAHGIQATLVPDIYVPTSRFEVFGKSIPSTEMGGDLIDLIENDDGSVIAYVADISGHGLAAGQLMGMLKAVLRASCQFHQQPSTLLESADRVLPAVKTADMYATLALLYFNNSSEAEYALAGHLPILHYRHQHGDTTRLSSEQFPLGLIPGGSYASQRINYFPGDLFLLFTDGITEVVNEQDEEFGLARLERLLRQHAVQPLSQIWELVMQEVKSHGAQQDDQSLLLLRVRR, from the coding sequence ATGAAAAGCCTGCTCGCTGGAACGTTCTTTGTTACCGCCGTAGCTGGTTTCGCTGCCGATCTTGCACAACTTAATATCCGGCCACTGGGTCGAGGTTTGTTCTGGCCGGTTTTATTTGGTGCGGCGGCAGTGGGCGCTCTCATATCCTCGATCAAACGAGTTCGTCCCGTCTTTCTCATCTTTATTGTCATCCTCGTACCGTGGCTCGCAGGAGGGCTGTCGGGTCTTGGCTGGATGGGACTGGGCTGGCTGACCTACCCGATCTCGCTCCTTGCCTCGCCACGGCCAATCCCGCAGGCATTGAAATCACGAGTGCTGTTTGATGCGATCGGCATCTTGATCGCCGGAGGTTTCGGTTTTCGATTGCTCTTGTCCTTCGTGACCAACGAAGGTTTGGCCAATGTGCGGATGCAGACCGAACTGTCCGTCGCTCACGGCATTCAAGCCACATTGGTGCCAGATATTTATGTCCCGACCTCAAGATTTGAGGTGTTCGGCAAATCAATACCCAGTACCGAGATGGGTGGAGATTTGATCGACTTAATCGAGAATGACGATGGAAGTGTGATCGCCTATGTCGCCGATATTTCAGGACACGGGCTTGCTGCTGGCCAACTCATGGGGATGCTAAAGGCTGTTCTTCGGGCATCTTGCCAGTTCCATCAACAACCCTCCACGTTGCTTGAAAGCGCAGACCGCGTGCTGCCTGCCGTCAAGACAGCGGACATGTATGCCACCCTTGCCTTGCTCTACTTCAACAACTCGTCTGAAGCCGAGTACGCCTTGGCGGGGCATCTTCCTATCTTGCATTATCGTCATCAACACGGCGACACGACTCGGCTCTCCTCAGAACAGTTCCCATTGGGACTGATTCCGGGTGGATCTTATGCGAGCCAGCGCATCAATTATTTTCCGGGTGATCTGTTCTTGCTGTTCACAGATGGCATTACGGAAGTAGTCAACGAGCAAGACGAAGAGTTTGGCCTGGCACGACTGGAGCGACTGCTTCGCCAACATGCAGTTCAACCGCTGTCGCAGATTTGGGAATTGGTCATGCAAGAGGTAAAGTCGCATGGGGCGCAACAGGACGATCAGAGTTTGCTGTTGCTCCGCGTCCGTCGGTAA
- a CDS encoding DUF4175 family protein — translation MSRRDELNSYIARLQQRLRLGAWLRGAALFTGTALIVTVALVLLLNHLAFPSQGVAGARLALFAALAATAVLGIALPLIHLTRTHAVSQTEAAYPEFDQRLTTFHERERNGSDPFLELLAADTLSQARNAELSSLVPNNRLFALSGAGLACLGVLVWTIAAGPGYLGYGASLLWTGPKKDATPFYSIVVTPGDVAVRRNADQLITARVLGMKPEKAQIFAHYQSTTAWEPVTMQAQPDAGGAATYQFAFAGLPENVEYYVAAGPLVSPHYKVRVVDLPAVKGIRVTYQYPKWTGLKPITEEHTGDLRAIEGTDAAIEIEMDHPLKNGQLTLDDGHAIQLKDGSGNKYQGTIHMTKDGAYHLAATDEGQSVRLSEDYFIAAEQATPPEVAISRPGGDYRASPIEEVTVGVKAADQFGLNDVHLHYSVNGGPDRDVSLLKAPGEKNADGSYTLPLEDFKLVPGDLVSLYATAKDGHAESRTDITFIQADPFEREFSQSQQMGGGGGGGGGQNNQIEISKREKELIAATWKQQNDKSATPKDSAAQGQFLSEAQQKLRDQVMALSARMESRDLSEANEEFNGFEKDMQTAAAAMAPSADKLKATQWKDAIPLEQKALQALLHAEATFRKIEVAFGQQGGGGGGVNSAGRDLASLFDLELDTEKNQYETAQSTSPAEQHQKDVEDALAKLDALARRQQDLANQQQNPQQNFQERWQQEMLRREAEQLQRQLEQLAQNNRGQQQNGQQGSSGASSSGQSGSQQQSASSQNGSQTSRQQQQASGQSGSQGSSQSPSQSSDQRIEQALSRLRQAGEAMKRSGSPQQGTDAARQAADQLREAANLLGGTQQQMASGKLNSLSHEADRLTQEERAQSDRINKLTGQQRDDDATDDAANSQMDRDRMMEQLRQRNQLAGERQQLSDDLSKLQRNLRDTAREVAPNQPGVSQKLRDALAEMDQSDLDNHMQRTADWLRSGINPNTNGTETEIAQGLQKLSQQLRQAQQAMGQEKPGQGQEKARQNSGAAPGDETAMLNQVERLRSQLEAMSGGQQQSQNGQRGGRDPNGQPYSRGQEQRAGGQSGQRQQGRLQREGSSGEPTRNQSGPSGDVRYGSGTAADGAVLGNINTGDNRYGQGIHHDIPMDASGNPADNERFYQQGVRELNQLRQMVQNDPQAAKEVQDLARQMQRLDPKRFPGNPEIVEQMHRDVLSSLDRIELQLQRDDASTQARTGKPFSIPDGYQDSVAEYYKRLSKNP, via the coding sequence ATGAGCAGGCGGGATGAGCTCAATTCCTACATTGCTCGACTGCAGCAGAGATTGCGGCTGGGCGCGTGGCTGCGTGGCGCGGCTCTCTTTACGGGAACGGCGCTCATCGTCACGGTTGCGCTCGTGCTGCTGCTCAATCACTTAGCCTTTCCATCGCAAGGAGTTGCAGGAGCACGTCTGGCACTCTTCGCCGCCCTTGCCGCAACCGCAGTGCTTGGCATTGCCCTCCCGCTCATCCATCTCACGCGGACGCATGCCGTGAGCCAGACTGAAGCGGCATATCCTGAATTCGATCAGCGACTCACGACATTCCATGAACGCGAACGCAACGGCAGCGACCCGTTTCTGGAACTGCTGGCCGCCGATACACTGTCGCAAGCGCGGAATGCGGAGCTGTCTTCCCTGGTTCCGAATAACCGGCTCTTTGCGCTGAGCGGTGCGGGACTTGCGTGTCTTGGCGTGCTCGTGTGGACGATCGCCGCAGGCCCGGGGTATCTGGGTTATGGCGCTTCCCTCCTTTGGACTGGACCGAAGAAGGATGCAACTCCGTTTTACTCGATCGTGGTGACGCCCGGCGACGTTGCCGTGCGGCGAAACGCTGATCAGCTGATTACCGCGCGTGTCCTCGGCATGAAGCCGGAAAAAGCACAGATCTTCGCTCACTACCAAAGCACAACCGCATGGGAACCGGTGACCATGCAGGCGCAGCCGGACGCGGGCGGCGCAGCAACATATCAATTCGCCTTTGCGGGACTGCCGGAGAACGTTGAATACTACGTGGCGGCCGGTCCGCTGGTTTCACCACACTACAAAGTGCGTGTCGTCGATCTCCCTGCTGTGAAGGGCATCCGCGTGACCTACCAGTATCCGAAGTGGACCGGATTGAAGCCCATCACCGAAGAGCATACCGGCGACCTGCGCGCCATCGAGGGAACGGATGCGGCGATCGAGATTGAGATGGATCATCCTTTGAAGAATGGTCAGCTCACGCTCGATGACGGTCACGCAATTCAGCTGAAGGACGGCAGCGGAAACAAGTACCAGGGCACGATCCACATGACAAAGGATGGCGCCTATCATCTCGCCGCCACCGATGAAGGCCAATCTGTAAGGTTGTCTGAGGACTACTTCATCGCCGCGGAACAGGCGACGCCCCCGGAGGTTGCCATCAGTCGCCCAGGCGGCGATTACCGCGCCAGCCCGATCGAAGAGGTAACGGTCGGTGTAAAGGCAGCGGATCAATTCGGGCTCAATGATGTGCATCTGCATTACTCCGTAAATGGAGGCCCGGATCGCGACGTGAGCCTGCTCAAGGCTCCAGGAGAAAAGAATGCCGACGGTTCTTACACGTTGCCGCTCGAAGATTTCAAGCTGGTGCCCGGCGATCTGGTAAGTCTCTATGCAACCGCAAAGGATGGTCATGCCGAGTCGCGCACGGATATCACCTTCATCCAGGCTGATCCGTTCGAGCGCGAGTTTTCGCAGTCGCAGCAAATGGGTGGTGGCGGAGGAGGCGGTGGCGGTCAGAACAACCAGATTGAAATCTCTAAGCGCGAAAAAGAGCTGATTGCCGCAACCTGGAAGCAGCAGAACGACAAGTCTGCAACTCCGAAGGATTCCGCGGCGCAAGGGCAATTCCTCTCCGAGGCCCAGCAGAAACTGCGCGACCAGGTAATGGCGCTCTCAGCGCGCATGGAAAGCCGCGATCTCTCTGAAGCGAACGAAGAGTTCAACGGTTTTGAAAAAGATATGCAGACGGCAGCCGCAGCTATGGCTCCTTCCGCAGACAAGCTGAAGGCAACGCAGTGGAAGGACGCCATTCCATTGGAGCAGAAAGCGCTGCAGGCGCTGCTTCATGCCGAGGCAACTTTCCGCAAGATTGAAGTTGCTTTCGGGCAGCAGGGCGGCGGGGGCGGTGGCGTCAACAGCGCAGGACGCGACCTGGCCAGCCTCTTCGATCTTGAGCTGGACACTGAGAAGAATCAGTATGAGACGGCGCAGAGCACGTCTCCGGCAGAGCAGCACCAGAAAGACGTAGAGGATGCGCTGGCGAAGCTCGATGCTTTGGCCCGACGGCAACAAGATTTGGCGAACCAGCAGCAAAATCCGCAACAGAACTTTCAGGAGCGTTGGCAGCAGGAGATGCTGCGACGCGAGGCCGAGCAACTGCAGCGTCAACTGGAGCAGCTTGCGCAGAACAACCGGGGCCAACAGCAGAACGGACAGCAAGGCTCAAGTGGAGCGTCTTCCTCAGGACAATCTGGTTCGCAGCAGCAAAGTGCATCGTCGCAGAACGGATCTCAGACGTCACGGCAACAACAGCAAGCAAGCGGCCAGTCTGGCTCGCAAGGCTCCTCCCAAAGCCCCTCGCAAAGTTCAGACCAGCGCATCGAGCAGGCTTTGAGCCGTCTGCGCCAGGCAGGCGAGGCGATGAAGCGCAGCGGCAGTCCTCAGCAGGGCACCGATGCGGCGCGTCAGGCCGCTGACCAACTGCGCGAGGCGGCAAATCTGTTGGGCGGCACACAGCAGCAGATGGCATCTGGTAAATTGAACTCTCTCTCGCATGAAGCCGACCGGTTGACGCAAGAAGAACGGGCACAGTCAGACCGCATCAACAAACTCACTGGTCAGCAACGCGACGATGATGCGACAGACGACGCGGCAAATAGCCAGATGGATCGGGATCGCATGATGGAGCAGCTTCGGCAGCGCAATCAACTGGCCGGCGAACGGCAGCAACTCTCCGATGATCTGTCGAAGCTGCAGAGGAACCTTCGTGACACGGCGCGTGAGGTGGCTCCGAACCAGCCCGGTGTCTCGCAGAAGCTGCGTGATGCACTGGCTGAGATGGACCAGTCCGATCTCGACAACCACATGCAGAGAACAGCCGACTGGCTGCGGAGCGGGATCAATCCCAACACGAACGGCACCGAGACCGAAATCGCACAGGGACTACAAAAATTGAGTCAGCAGCTTCGGCAAGCGCAGCAAGCCATGGGACAGGAAAAGCCCGGGCAGGGGCAGGAGAAAGCCAGACAGAATAGCGGCGCGGCACCTGGAGATGAGACAGCCATGTTGAATCAGGTAGAGCGACTGCGCAGCCAGCTTGAGGCGATGAGTGGAGGCCAGCAGCAGAGCCAGAATGGTCAACGCGGTGGGCGTGATCCCAACGGGCAGCCATACAGTAGGGGCCAGGAGCAGCGTGCCGGAGGACAATCAGGTCAAAGACAACAGGGCCGCTTGCAACGAGAAGGCTCTTCCGGCGAGCCAACGCGCAATCAATCGGGTCCAAGTGGTGATGTACGCTACGGCAGTGGAACTGCCGCAGACGGCGCTGTATTGGGCAACATCAACACTGGCGACAACCGCTATGGCCAGGGGATTCATCACGACATTCCAATGGATGCCTCTGGCAATCCTGCAGACAACGAACGCTTCTACCAACAAGGCGTGCGCGAGCTGAATCAGCTGCGCCAGATGGTGCAAAACGACCCGCAGGCTGCGAAAGAAGTTCAGGACCTGGCGCGACAGATGCAACGACTCGATCCCAAACGCTTCCCCGGCAATCCCGAAATCGTGGAGCAAATGCACCGAGACGTTCTTAGTTCCCTTGATCGCATCGAATTGCAGTTGCAGCGCGACGATGCCTCGACACAAGCGCGCACCGGCAAGCCCTTCTCGATTCCAGACGGATATCAGGATTCAGTGGCCGAATACTATAAACGGCTTAGCAAGAACCCCTAA
- a CDS encoding class I SAM-dependent methyltransferase, which yields MEGKETARKPSYGIDAPTVIRNLFVACVVCLVLALAVRSVTIAHVRLDFFPGFLYSAASFAVPGTLMLIYSLVGKFHHRDRILAKVPWAGTETVLDVGTGRGLLLIGAAKHLTTGHATGIDIWNAEDLSGNVPEAVLTNIALEGVADKTTVKSEDARRMSFPDGSFDVVLSNLCLHNIYERHSRSRACHEISRVLKLGGMAVISDYKLMAEYKAEFLACGMNVEMFPLDWARTRSRRCESSWRTKLFEVG from the coding sequence ATGGAGGGAAAGGAGACGGCCCGAAAGCCCAGCTACGGGATTGATGCACCAACCGTCATCCGCAACCTCTTTGTGGCCTGCGTAGTCTGCCTTGTGCTGGCCCTCGCAGTGCGAAGCGTGACCATCGCCCATGTCCGCCTGGATTTCTTCCCAGGGTTTCTTTACTCGGCGGCAAGTTTCGCTGTCCCGGGCACTTTGATGCTGATTTACTCTCTTGTAGGCAAGTTCCATCATCGCGACCGCATATTGGCAAAGGTGCCGTGGGCTGGCACAGAGACAGTGCTCGACGTGGGGACCGGTCGCGGACTGCTCCTGATCGGCGCGGCCAAACACTTGACTACCGGGCACGCCACTGGCATCGACATCTGGAACGCTGAGGACCTCTCGGGAAATGTCCCTGAGGCTGTGCTAACGAATATTGCTCTTGAAGGCGTCGCCGACAAAACCACAGTGAAGAGCGAAGATGCCCGCCGGATGAGCTTCCCTGACGGATCGTTCGATGTGGTGCTCTCCAACCTCTGCCTGCACAACATCTATGAACGGCATAGCAGGTCAAGAGCCTGCCATGAAATCTCCCGCGTCCTCAAGTTGGGCGGCATGGCCGTCATCTCCGACTACAAACTCATGGCGGAGTACAAAGCCGAGTTCCTCGCCTGCGGCATGAATGTTGAGATGTTTCCGCTGGACTGGGCCAGAACGCGTTCCCGCCGCTGCGAATCCTCGTGGCGCACTAAACTGTTTGAAGTTGGTTGA
- the acpP gene encoding acyl carrier protein produces the protein MSALHRATRCPPNSNVVQMVRLIVGRHLEVPTLSILPQSRFFKDLGADDLDSVELVMVAEEAFDIEITDEEAEKIETVQDMVHVVEVKICP, from the coding sequence GTGAGCGCGTTACATCGTGCTACGCGATGCCCACCCAACTCGAATGTCGTTCAAATGGTGCGTTTGATAGTAGGTCGCCACTTAGAGGTACCAACGCTGAGCATTCTTCCGCAATCCAGATTCTTCAAGGACTTGGGTGCAGACGATTTAGATTCAGTTGAATTGGTTATGGTCGCTGAAGAGGCGTTCGACATCGAGATCACAGACGAGGAAGCAGAGAAGATTGAGACTGTGCAGGATATGGTTCATGTAGTAGAAGTCAAAATCTGTCCATAA
- a CDS encoding DoxX family protein codes for MRQLPVPPSRGTVKADWDRVLNLTLWILQCLLALAFLYFGASKFSPHEIFWIETFAKIGIGQWFRYFTGSLEVICAVLLLIPRTSAIAAALLACTMAGATLTHIFTLRDRYVALFPAFFLLILIAVARRRRFGSRAVKEN; via the coding sequence GTGCGACAATTGCCTGTACCGCCTTCAAGAGGTACCGTGAAAGCCGACTGGGACCGAGTCTTGAACCTCACACTTTGGATACTGCAATGCCTCTTGGCTCTGGCATTCCTATATTTCGGCGCAAGCAAATTCAGTCCGCATGAAATCTTCTGGATAGAAACGTTCGCAAAGATCGGAATCGGCCAATGGTTCCGTTATTTTACAGGTAGTCTCGAAGTAATTTGTGCGGTCTTACTGTTGATTCCTCGAACCTCGGCGATTGCCGCAGCCTTGTTAGCTTGCACGATGGCAGGCGCGACCCTCACGCACATCTTCACCCTCCGCGACAGGTACGTCGCTCTGTTCCCAGCATTCTTTCTGTTGATTCTCATCGCCGTTGCACGGAGGCGACGTTTTGGGTCTCGCGCGGTGAAAGAGAATTAG
- a CDS encoding response regulator translates to MPGLLSPSTRSVGIDEATRPVSVAAAVYFFPRERIDFNSCNGLIAGKPVAQTLAWIFTAWGYDATAEYSGEAALMTSAKSQPDLAVIDMFLTDINGVECANQVRRRYPECRIILLHTIADPH, encoded by the coding sequence ATGCCTGGCTTATTATCGCCTTCGACGAGAAGCGTCGGGATCGATGAGGCGACGAGGCCCGTTTCTGTAGCAGCAGCCGTTTACTTTTTTCCCAGAGAGCGGATAGATTTCAACAGCTGCAATGGCCTCATTGCCGGGAAGCCGGTAGCCCAAACGCTGGCGTGGATCTTTACAGCTTGGGGCTATGACGCTACGGCTGAGTACAGCGGCGAGGCTGCGCTCATGACCTCAGCAAAGTCACAGCCAGACTTAGCCGTGATCGATATGTTTTTGACGGACATAAATGGGGTCGAGTGCGCGAATCAGGTGCGACGTCGGTATCCAGAATGTCGCATCATTCTCCTTCATACGATTGCAGATCCCCACTGA